The Artemia franciscana chromosome 9, ASM3288406v1, whole genome shotgun sequence region CTACAATGAAAGAAACGCTAAGATAACTAGGacacgttttgcggatgaaggatgacggattgccaaaaattgttaTCCACCTGGGGAAAAACGAATAGCAGGTCGTTCCTGAACGGGGTAGAAATTGGTCATAAAAAAGGGTTTAAAGGAAATAAAGAGGTTCTTTGGAAGggataaagagtgaagctttgaatagattagggtGGAGAGGAGCGTGCGCTACTGTTTTGCCTTAGGTAGCGTGGTGttacagtgagttgttagtagtagtatgtcATGTCATATCCTGGTGAACAAAAATGTCTATTTTAAttgctaacaaaaaaaaaaatcatatctgCTCATTGTTTAAACAgtttgaagatttattttggatttgaatCGGAATTAAGGGCCTCTTTCTTTATTAAGAATGatctcattcttttttataaaaacaataaaaaaaagttcttaaatttttaaatgcaaatagtgattaaataaaaacagacaaagCAAGCTTCAtctgctaaaataaaaaatattttctcctaGAAGGACAGctacaaattcttttttccagaCACATATTTAAAGATCTATTTGAGAGATCAGACAATTCAGGGGAAGGGGAGGGGAACATATTTGAGGAGCTGAACTTTAATTTGCCACCTGGATTTGACGttaagcaatgaaaaaaatggatttagaTGGGTGAATAATTTGGTTCGCGTCTACTCGAATTAGAGCTAAAAATTTCTTCCTCGAGatagaaaaaatttagttaTAATAAACGAAAGCTTCCCGAATAAATAAACACTATGTAATAtaaattgtaataaataaatattatataccATTTTTAGATAAGACACTTTTCTACGAAgactttaaaaatttctatttagtCAGACATACCAGCCATATTCCTCGTGACGACATCGGTTCGTCTTTTTTGCTCGACAAAATTTGCTAACCTCTCTCAGAACTCAGATCTAGTTGGAGTTCTGGTGTTGCGATTCTTCTGTCAACTCGAAAAGTctagttttaaaatttgtgattatttaatatataagaaCACTTTGTTGATTATAAAGCAAGTCCCTTTTTTTAAGGAACAGGACATAGACTGGGATCTGTTTCCATCGTGTTTACGACCTAGTACAAAAAGgacaattgaaaagaaaactcCCAAAAAGAGTAAACAAAAGGAAATAGGGTCGATTCTCAGCAAACTGGAAAAGAAGGACGAGGAAGGTATGTAAAATTATTTCGCTTCTTGCTTGTAGCATGGTTTTactttgtcttttatttattgtctttgtttgtgttcttttttcttttcttttaatcgTCTGATCTGCTTCTGCGCCTTGCTTTGTGCTTTTAGTGTATTGAATATTATGGGCAAGTGCCCTATTTACTGTAAACTGTTCGAGTTCTAGAGATTAATGAAATTATGCAATAGATTAGTCGTGATATATTTTAGTGGAACTTCTACTTATGAGGgattaataagtaaaaaaaatagcctATTGGAAAGTGCTCCTCAAAGGTAGAAGAATATCCAGGTAATATAAAATCAAACCTGTTTTGGAAAAGTTCGATCTATCTTATTTCTAGGAAGgatgaaatatataaaaagtctCTGAATATATAATAAGAATAAGACtctgaatatataaaaaatgaattgatgATCCTTCCCAAGGATAGCCTGTCCGACCAGCAAATCCTAATGTGGTGAAATCTGTTAAGCAAATCACTTGGGGCCCAATTTCACGAGGACGGGAGCTGGACGAAAGTCATCCGTCATCGTgaacctgtgctttcgcactTGATTTATTCAACATAAGTAATTTTTTGCTTTCGTCTTTCATTGAATTGGGCGAAGCGCTCTCATTCAACTCCGCTTCGAGATTGAGCAGAGTTTAACTTGTATACAAATTGGGCtgcaaaaattccaaaaaaagtcGAGGgtcttttgttgaatttttgagATATGAAAATGGAGATGAAATGATATAATGTTTCATTCGTTCCGTCAACAGGAAATATACGCATGATTTTattttggaagggggggggggtgatttgaatccTTCACCTGGGTTGAAACCTTATGGTCGATAGAATTGAACGACCCACCAGTCTCATGCATCATtaattgtctgtttttttttgctgttactattatttagtattatttctgtttttatcaGCTGAAGGAGACGAGTCAGAAGAcgaagaaacaaagaaaaagaaaatggacgAAGAGGGTGATGAAGAAGATGAGGAAAACGAAGATTTTGCGGATGAGTTTGAAGAAGGAAACGATTATATCCATGGCCTAATGGTTGATGATGATGAAGAATTTGGCGAAGACCTAGAAAAAGAATATGGTGAAAATTACTATGACTAGTTAATTTTGATGTTaatgataaaatattgttaatgtaATGCAACATCTACCTTTTTGACAATGTAAAAAGGGTAGTAGCTTTGCAGTCTGTGGTCAGATAAGTAACTTATTTTAAGCAATGTTTGGGAATAATGGAGATTTGGGGTTAGTCTCAGTTGCATTCTCGAATAAAATCCCTTGTCTTAATGCTAGTTTATCTTAAACTCTATTAAACTCCCAAATAAGAAATACTTGGTTATCTCCTCTTGACTCGTTAGAGTTACTTTTGAGaattctaattttattattattttacgaCATCCCCCAATACACCAGAAACGGAGTCTCTCATGCATCCCccattataatatataaagtaCACCTTCGaaatttatttcgttttttgcCCTTCTTCCCTTTTCCCCGAAAGAAAAACCCATCTGAATCCCTTCTTTAAGGGTTGGATCTACTGTTGGTTATTTAACTATTGTCGCCCTTTGTTCTTTTCAAAGCCTGggtctttttcaatttaatgatGTCTTGTTGTAGGATTTATACATTTGTAAAAATTGTTCGTTACCTTATGaggcaaaaaagtaaaatatttgtcCACATTTTGTATTTCCTTCTCATATTTAGTCATAGTTTCgaattctcttttttattcGTTTAAGCTTTTCTATGCTTAATAGCACTGAAATACAAGTAGTATAGTAATTGCCGATTCTGGACAACCTATCTCATCCATTCAATTTAAATCACTTTCAGTCCATTTTACACCATTTTAACAtcaaatattaaa contains the following coding sequences:
- the LOC136031511 gene encoding DNA-directed RNA polymerase III subunit RPC7-like isoform X2, translating into MNRGRGRGRFRQIQTSTPFEPPSLYPPLEFSAGFPRIDHNWIGLVDAKKEIELRFDVNQKPKEQDIDWDLFPSCLRPSTKRTIEKKTPKKSKQKEIGSILSKLEKKDEEGDESEDEETKKKKMDEEGDEEDEENEDFADEFEEGNDYIHGLMVDDDEEFGEDLEKEYGENYYD
- the LOC136031511 gene encoding uncharacterized protein LOC136031511 isoform X1; translated protein: MNRGRGRGRFRQIQTSTPFEPPSLYPPLEFSAGFPRIDHNWIGLVDAKKEIELRFDVNQKPKEQDIDWDLFPSCLRPSTKRTIEKKTPKKSKQKEIGSILSKLEKKDEEAEGDESEDEETKKKKMDEEGDEEDEENEDFADEFEEGNDYIHGLMVDDDEEFGEDLEKEYGENYYD